A single genomic interval of Isorropodon fossajaponicum endosymbiont JTNG4 harbors:
- a CDS encoding asparaginase domain-containing protein: MTIKLLITGGTIDKVYNELTGQLVFKQTHLIDMLNQSRSMVDTLSEVLFLKDSLDMSDADRALILTKCQAGDSSRILITHGTDTMVKTAKLLSKEVNNKTIVLFGAMIPCSISSSDALFNLGVALSAVQTKECGVYIAMNGQVFDFDKVEKNKGLGIFTSA, from the coding sequence ATGACAATTAAATTATTAATCACTGGCGGTACAATTGATAAGGTTTATAACGAGCTGACTGGTCAGTTAGTGTTTAAACAAACTCATCTTATTGATATGCTTAATCAGTCTAGGTCAATGGTTGATACCTTATCCGAAGTGCTGTTTTTAAAGGATAGTTTGGATATGAGCGATGCTGATCGAGCATTGATTTTGACAAAGTGTCAGGCAGGCGATTCAAGCCGTATTTTAATTACTCATGGTACTGACACCATGGTTAAAACTGCAAAACTATTGAGTAAAGAAGTTAACAATAAAACCATTGTTTTGTTTGGTGCTATGATTCCTTGCTCTATCAGTAGCTCTGATGCCTTGTTTAATTTAGGTGTGGCTTTGAGTGCAGTGCAAACCAAAGAGTGCGGTGTTTATATTGCTATGAATGGGCAAGTGTTTGATTTTGACAAAGTAGAGAAAAACAAAGGGCTGGGTATTTTTA
- a CDS encoding TA system antitoxin ParD family protein has protein sequence MSISIRVNENLYNQAKIQAKAELRTVPNQIEYWARVGHAAMDNPDMPIDMVEKLLIAKREANQPFEFIG, from the coding sequence ATGAGTATATCAATCAGAGTCAATGAAAATTTATACAATCAAGCCAAAATTCAGGCCAAAGCAGAATTAAGAACAGTGCCCAACCAAATTGAATATTGGGCAAGAGTTGGACATGCTGCAATGGACAATCCTGACATGCCAATTGACATGGTTGAAAAATTATTAATTGCAAAACGTGAAGCCAATCAGCCTTTTGAATTTATTGGCTGA
- a CDS encoding type II toxin-antitoxin system RelE/ParE family toxin: MNIEQKSSFKKVYKKLHKNQREKVNEAIHTIIKNPLLGQEKQDDLSGVFVYKFDCINQQYLLAYQWSKDYRLLLLIGVHGNFYKKLKH, translated from the coding sequence ATGAATATTGAACAAAAATCTTCTTTTAAAAAGGTTTACAAAAAATTACATAAAAACCAGCGAGAAAAGGTTAATGAAGCAATTCACACCATTATTAAAAACCCGCTTTTAGGTCAAGAAAAACAAGACGATTTGTCAGGCGTATTTGTTTATAAATTTGATTGTATCAATCAACAATATTTACTAGCCTATCAATGGAGCAAAGATTATCGTTTATTACTACTTATTGGCGTGCATGGAAATTTTTATAAGAAGTTAAAGCATTAA
- a CDS encoding alanine racemase, protein MAQRLNDQHQRSKNLPKLKVLLQTNIDNEATKSGVLVEQIDELVTQFESLKNLTLRGFMCIPNSSNSAQSFARMANIIKQYSNLDVLSMGMSHDLESAITHGATFVRVGTDIFGKRI, encoded by the coding sequence ATTGCCCAAAGACTCAATGACCAGCACCAGCGTTCAAAAAACTTACCCAAACTGAAGGTACTTTTGCAGACTAATATTGATAATGAAGCTACTAAATCAGGTGTATTGGTTGAACAAATTGATGAACTAGTTACTCAATTTGAAAGTCTAAAAAATCTTACTTTAAGGGGTTTTATGTGTATACCAAACTCTTCTAATTCAGCACAAAGTTTCGCAAGAATGGCAAACATTATTAAGCAATATTCCAACTTAGATGTTTTATCAATGGGCATGAGTCATGATTTAGAATCAGCCATTACTCATGGCGCTACTTTTGTGCGTGTTGGCACAGATATTTTTGGCAAGAGAATTTAA
- a CDS encoding dihydroorotate dehydrogenase electron transfer subunit yields the protein MNKASIRVCDCQILAHYQFEGEQYVLTLASDIIAKQTKPGQFVHLTVSSALAMRRPISIMSVDFENGTFDLLYKVVGEGTRQLSQRKVGDVLSVIGPIGNGFKLTDKKRPLLIGGGVGMPPMIAIAQQVKDLDYESFAILGSEVPFPFADKLADNNKDYQGATHTMPELEDWGIECRLASLQGFDGVFKGFVTDLAKVYLDDLTIDERMQVEVYACGSHPMLATVASLAKEYNLPCQVSLEENMACAVGGCAGCVVEVQTNQGIAMKRICVDGPVFDAYQVF from the coding sequence ATGAATAAAGCTAGTATTAGGGTGTGCGATTGTCAAATTTTGGCACACTATCAGTTTGAAGGCGAGCAATATGTTTTAACTCTGGCATCAGACATCATTGCCAAACAAACCAAGCCAGGACAGTTTGTACACCTTACTGTCTCCAGTGCTTTAGCCATGAGGCGACCCATTTCAATTATGTCAGTTGATTTTGAAAATGGCACCTTTGATTTACTTTATAAGGTGGTGGGTGAAGGTACTCGTCAATTATCGCAGCGTAAAGTAGGCGATGTGTTGTCAGTGATTGGTCCTATCGGCAATGGCTTTAAACTCACTGATAAAAAACGACCACTACTGATTGGCGGCGGTGTGGGTATGCCACCGATGATTGCCATTGCACAACAAGTAAAAGACCTTGACTATGAATCTTTTGCAATTCTAGGCTCCGAAGTGCCCTTTCCCTTTGCTGACAAGTTAGCCGATAATAACAAGGATTATCAAGGCGCAACACACACCATGCCTGAGTTAGAAGATTGGGGTATTGAATGTCGCTTAGCCAGTTTGCAAGGTTTTGATGGTGTATTTAAGGGTTTTGTAACTGATTTAGCCAAAGTGTATTTAGATGACCTAACAATTGATGAAAGAATGCAAGTTGAAGTCTATGCTTGTGGTTCACATCCAATGTTAGCAACGGTGGCTAGTTTGGCTAAAGAATACAACCTGCCTTGTCAAGTCTCATTAGAGGAAAACATGGCTTGTGCTGTGGGTGGTTGTGCAGGGTGTGTGGTTGAAGTACAAACTAACCAAGGCATTGCCATGAAGCGCATTTGTGTTGACGGTCCAGTGTTTGATGCCTATCAAGTATTTTGA
- the argB gene encoding acetylglutamate kinase, with translation MLNNMSNNTHNIASVLTESLPYIQKFQGKTIVIKYGGNAMVDEALKSSFARDIVLMKSVGMNPVVVHGGGPQIGKTLEKIGKQSQFINGMRVTDAETMDVVEMVLGGLVNKEIVTLIHQHGGHSIGLTGKDGSLISAKKLKHDIKPTSEIIDLGHVGEVDKIDISVINLLLKGDFIPVIAPIGVGKDGFSYNINADLVASAIAQALNAEKLILLTNTVGLLDANGELLTGLDANIIDGLIEDGTIHSGMLPKINCALSAVKNGVKSTHIIDGRVVHAVLLEVFTDSGVGTLITCNE, from the coding sequence ATGTTAAACAACATGTCTAATAACACACACAATATTGCAAGCGTCTTAACAGAAAGCTTACCTTATATTCAAAAGTTCCAAGGCAAAACCATCGTTATTAAATATGGCGGTAATGCCATGGTTGATGAGGCCTTAAAATCCAGTTTTGCACGTGATATTGTGCTGATGAAATCAGTGGGCATGAATCCAGTTGTGGTGCATGGTGGTGGTCCACAAATTGGTAAGACACTGGAGAAAATTGGCAAGCAAAGTCAATTCATTAATGGTATGCGCGTCACCGATGCAGAAACCATGGACGTGGTTGAAATGGTGCTAGGTGGTCTAGTTAATAAAGAAATTGTAACCCTCATTCACCAACATGGTGGGCATTCAATTGGTTTAACTGGTAAAGATGGCAGTCTAATTTCTGCTAAAAAATTAAAGCACGATATTAAGCCAACCTCTGAAATTATTGATCTTGGTCATGTGGGCGAGGTGGATAAGATTGATATTTCAGTGATTAATTTATTATTAAAAGGGGATTTTATTCCAGTTATCGCACCGATTGGTGTGGGCAAAGATGGTTTTTCTTATAATATAAACGCGGATTTGGTTGCAAGTGCAATTGCACAAGCACTGAATGCTGAAAAGTTAATATTATTAACCAATACGGTTGGTTTATTAGATGCCAATGGTGAATTATTAACTGGGCTTGATGCCAATATTATTGATGGATTGATTGAGGATGGTACGATTCATAGTGGCATGTTGCCAAAAATTAATTGCGCTCTATCGGCGGTTAAAAATGGCGTTAAATCTACGCATATTATTGATGGACGGGTTGTACACGCGGTATTGTTAGAAGTTTTTACAGATAGTGGTGTAGGCACCTTGATTACTTGCAATGAATAA
- a CDS encoding heavy metal translocating P-type ATPase: MNDNSIHLSILGMSCAGCVASVENALNKVDGVDKASVNFADHTVNVVATVSVDVLIKAVVDAGYNAAEMVSGAADQTLEKEQQDLVYYQQLIRKSLLAASIGVPLFIASLLDILPVMASTTGQVFWLVIGLITLAVMYYSGAHFYTSALKLFSNHNANMDTLIALGTSVAWLFSMLVVLLSDYFPDNAQHVYFEATAIIISLINLGSALESKARGKTSQAIKRLIGLQPKTALVIRNGKEIILPIEQVGLSETIKMHPGERIPVDGRLIDGASSVDESMLTGEPMPVKKNIGDEVTTGTINTTGSFLFVSTRIGKDTALAHIIEMVRKAQASKPAIGRLVDKVSAVFVPVVLIITVITFLLWFNIGDDITFALIASVTVLIIACPCALGLATPISIMVGVGKAAEHGVLIRNGNALQQAGKLDVIVLDKTGTITQGKPSVTNIMTLAHISDQECLSVAASIESSSEHPLAQAIVEYTKSQNLPIKPCKNFNSITGQGVKAEIDNQIVLFGNNRLMHEYSINIDELQEESALRSQEAKTPIYLAINGEAAAVITIADPIKADSAMAVKQMQKAGLKVILLTGDNKVTAQAVANSVNIIDVIAEVMPNEKAKTIEQLQINGGVVGMVGDGINDAPALAIADVGFAIETGTDVAIESADVVLMLGSLSAVVDAIYISKMTTRNIKQNLFGAFIYNTLGIPVAAGILYPLFGILLNPMIAGAAMAMSSLTVVSNANRLRHIKIGADS, encoded by the coding sequence ATGAACGATAACAGTATTCATTTATCAATTCTAGGCATGTCTTGTGCTGGATGTGTTGCCAGTGTTGAAAATGCATTGAATAAGGTTGACGGCGTTGACAAGGCCAGTGTTAATTTTGCTGACCATACTGTTAATGTTGTTGCTACAGTATCAGTAGATGTTTTAATTAAGGCTGTGGTGGATGCTGGATATAATGCAGCTGAGATGGTATCAGGTGCTGCTGATCAAACGCTTGAAAAAGAACAGCAAGATCTTGTTTACTATCAACAATTAATAAGGAAATCGCTGCTTGCTGCCTCAATTGGTGTGCCTTTATTTATAGCAAGTTTATTAGACATATTGCCAGTAATGGCCAGTACCACTGGTCAAGTATTTTGGCTAGTGATAGGCTTGATAACCTTGGCAGTTATGTATTATTCAGGTGCCCATTTTTATACTAGTGCCTTAAAATTATTCTCAAATCACAATGCCAATATGGATACCTTGATAGCATTAGGTACAAGTGTAGCATGGCTATTTTCAATGCTAGTAGTGCTATTGTCTGATTACTTTCCTGATAATGCCCAACATGTATATTTTGAAGCTACTGCAATTATCATTTCACTGATTAATCTTGGTTCCGCGTTAGAAAGCAAAGCACGTGGTAAAACCTCTCAAGCAATTAAGCGATTGATTGGTCTGCAGCCAAAAACAGCATTGGTAATACGCAATGGTAAAGAAATAATTCTACCCATTGAGCAAGTAGGGTTATCAGAAACCATAAAGATGCATCCTGGAGAAAGAATACCGGTTGATGGTAGGTTAATTGATGGCGCCTCCAGTGTTGATGAATCAATGCTGACTGGCGAGCCAATGCCAGTTAAGAAAAATATTGGCGATGAGGTTACAACAGGAACCATTAATACAACCGGTTCTTTTTTGTTTGTTTCTACTCGCATTGGCAAAGACACAGCATTGGCTCATATTATTGAAATGGTACGCAAAGCACAGGCCAGCAAACCTGCGATTGGCAGATTGGTTGATAAGGTTTCAGCCGTGTTTGTACCTGTGGTGCTTATTATTACCGTTATCACCTTTTTGCTATGGTTTAATATTGGTGACGATATAACGTTTGCGTTAATAGCATCAGTAACCGTACTCATTATTGCTTGCCCATGTGCATTGGGATTGGCAACGCCTATTTCTATTATGGTTGGTGTTGGTAAGGCAGCAGAGCATGGGGTGCTAATTCGTAATGGCAATGCTTTACAACAAGCGGGTAAGCTTGATGTTATTGTTTTGGATAAAACAGGTACCATCACTCAAGGTAAGCCAAGTGTTACAAATATTATGACATTAGCGCATATTTCTGATCAAGAGTGCTTGAGTGTTGCAGCATCGATAGAGTCATCATCTGAGCATCCGTTGGCACAGGCTATTGTTGAATATACAAAATCTCAAAATCTGCCTATCAAGCCTTGCAAGAACTTTAATTCAATAACAGGGCAAGGGGTTAAGGCAGAAATAGACAATCAAATAGTTTTGTTTGGCAATAATCGCTTAATGCATGAATATAGTATTAATATTGATGAATTACAAGAGGAATCAGCCCTACGCTCCCAAGAGGCTAAAACGCCTATTTATTTAGCCATTAATGGCGAGGCTGCAGCAGTTATTACTATTGCAGACCCAATCAAAGCAGATTCTGCAATGGCGGTTAAACAAATGCAAAAGGCTGGACTAAAAGTGATATTACTAACGGGTGATAATAAAGTCACAGCACAAGCCGTGGCTAATTCGGTTAATATCATTGATGTTATTGCCGAGGTAATGCCCAATGAAAAAGCCAAAACAATAGAGCAATTGCAAATAAATGGTGGTGTTGTGGGTATGGTTGGAGATGGTATTAATGATGCACCGGCATTGGCTATAGCTGATGTTGGTTTTGCAATTGAAACAGGCACGGATGTTGCTATTGAAAGTGCTGATGTGGTCTTAATGCTCGGATCTTTGTCTGCTGTGGTAGATGCCATTTATATTTCTAAAATGACCACAAGGAATATTAAACAAAATTTATTTGGTGCCTTTATTTATAATACTTTAGGCATTCCGGTGGCTGCCGGTATTTTGTATCCGCTATTTGGCATATTACTCAATCCAATGATTGCAGGTGCGGCAATGGCAATGTCGTCACTCACTGTGGTGAGTAATGCCAACAGGTTAAGGCACATCAAAATTGGTGCTGATTCATGA
- a CDS encoding multicopper oxidase domain-containing protein yields the protein MSNERLMTLQMRIGPMMMFGGDVFSINGKTMDMNRIDEVVKAGSVEIWTIENHSMVPHPFHTHNVQFKIISRRGGAQGHELGHKDVVLVHPDEKVKVLIKFSEFSDENIPYMYHCHILEHEDRGMMGQFVVVRTMQNKADE from the coding sequence TTGAGTAATGAGCGTTTAATGACATTGCAAATGCGTATAGGTCCAATGATGATGTTTGGTGGTGATGTCTTTAGCATTAATGGCAAAACTATGGATATGAATCGCATTGATGAAGTGGTGAAAGCAGGCAGTGTAGAGATTTGGACGATTGAAAATCACTCTATGGTGCCGCACCCATTTCATACCCATAATGTGCAGTTTAAAATTATCTCTAGGCGTGGTGGTGCCCAAGGTCACGAATTGGGCCATAAGGATGTTGTGTTGGTTCACCCTGATGAAAAAGTCAAGGTGTTGATTAAATTCTCTGAGTTTAGTGATGAAAATATACCCTATATGTACCATTGTCATATTTTAGAACACGAAGACAGGGGTATGATGGGGCAATTTGTAGTGGTGAGAACCATGCAAAATAAAGCCGATGAATAA
- a CDS encoding multicopper oxidase family protein, with translation MFKNRFQVPMLEIGKRIGKDVYFDLNIQSGHSAILPNQLTPTLGINQSFLGVTLRANKGDRVHIKVKNSLDKTTTTTLAWDETACQGRWGPHQPIQPSGTRLSGFDIVQNAATLWYRSHQIHQTGKQVYQGLAGMFIIDDESAKNLNLPMEYGVDDFPVIIQDKDFNKNGASTYIRSMSDRMMGKKGQTVLVNGVINPVLKAKKSLLCLRLLNGSNARTYRLSFDDHRDFYIIGSDGGLLERSVKANSLRLAPAERVEILLDVANGKMPILKHNASQASSGMGMMSRMMNQNKDLSIFQIDASSVQKKQPKHS, from the coding sequence TTGTTTAAAAATCGTTTTCAAGTGCCGATGCTAGAAATAGGCAAAAGGATTGGAAAAGACGTGTATTTTGATTTAAATATCCAATCTGGACACAGTGCTATTTTGCCCAACCAATTAACCCCAACATTAGGTATTAATCAGTCTTTTTTAGGCGTGACTTTGAGGGCTAATAAAGGTGACCGAGTACACATTAAGGTTAAAAATAGCCTTGATAAAACCACCACCACTACATTGGCATGGGATGAAACTGCCTGCCAAGGCAGATGGGGGCCTCACCAACCAATTCAGCCGAGTGGCACTCGGCTAAGTGGGTTTGATATTGTTCAGAATGCAGCAACATTGTGGTATCGTTCTCATCAAATTCATCAAACAGGTAAGCAGGTTTACCAAGGATTGGCAGGGATGTTTATTATTGATGATGAATCTGCTAAGAACTTAAACTTACCTATGGAGTATGGTGTGGATGATTTTCCAGTCATTATTCAGGATAAGGACTTTAATAAAAATGGTGCATCTACCTATATTCGTTCCATGTCAGATAGAATGATGGGCAAGAAAGGGCAAACTGTTTTGGTTAATGGTGTTATTAATCCTGTTTTAAAAGCTAAAAAATCATTATTGTGCTTGCGCCTATTGAATGGTTCTAATGCCAGAACCTATCGTTTGAGTTTTGACGACCATCGAGATTTTTATATTATTGGTAGTGATGGTGGTTTGTTGGAGCGCTCTGTTAAAGCCAATTCACTTAGATTAGCACCAGCGGAAAGAGTAGAAATTTTGCTTGATGTGGCAAATGGAAAAATGCCTATTTTGAAGCACAATGCTAGCCAAGCGTCATCAGGTATGGGTATGATGAGTAGAATGATGAATCAAAATAAAGATTTGAGCATTTTCCAGATTGATGCTTCAAGCGTACAAAAAAAGCAGCCGAAGCATTCCTAA
- a CDS encoding c-type cytochrome has translation MKILIILSSVLFLSACFDSGDAQAKEADKVQLGKTTFDKNCLVCHGKAGGGLVKDWKKRQADGNFPAPPVNGTAHTWHHSPAQLLRTINNGGAQFGGQMPGFKNQLNEAEKQALLDYIHSLWPKDIQQKYDARFSK, from the coding sequence ATGAAAATATTAATAATATTATCAAGTGTGTTGTTTTTAAGCGCTTGTTTTGATAGTGGCGACGCACAAGCAAAAGAAGCAGATAAGGTGCAATTAGGCAAAACAACTTTTGATAAAAATTGTCTAGTGTGTCACGGGAAGGCAGGTGGCGGTCTTGTTAAAGATTGGAAAAAGAGGCAAGCTGATGGCAATTTTCCAGCACCACCTGTGAATGGTACGGCACACACTTGGCATCACTCGCCCGCACAATTATTACGCACTATTAATAACGGTGGTGCACAATTTGGCGGGCAAATGCCAGGGTTTAAAAACCAACTCAACGAGGCTGAAAAACAAGCTTTGCTTGATTACATCCATAGTTTATGGCCTAAAGATATACAGCAAAAATATGATGCAAGGTTTTCAAAATGA
- the hemW gene encoding radical SAM family heme chaperone HemW codes for MNCALELPPLALYIHYPWCVKKCPYCDFNSHESEQQSGYITALLKDLDGDLDYVQSRSIQSVFLGGGTPSLMSEQVLSELFSGLKTRLKFTNDIEITLETNPSTFEIEKFKVFKRIGINRLSIGVQSFNDQHLKSLGRIHNADEAIYACEQAKQVGFKRFNIDIMYGLENQTLDDCLSDINQAVNLNPEHISFYQLTIEPNTYFAKFPPALPNDDDIWQMGNKGVNLLEKNGYIRYEVSAFGKTPSKHNLNYWQFGDYIGIGAGAHGKITCSNKPYSFRTIKARSPRDYLKNRQKQVKPIENLNFDFMLNALRLKHGFDLTLFISRTGQSTQAIEHQLNQAQALGLLELNDKHIQPSEKGFDFLNDLQAIFL; via the coding sequence GTGAATTGCGCGCTAGAATTACCACCATTGGCGTTGTATATTCATTATCCGTGGTGTGTTAAAAAGTGCCCTTATTGTGATTTCAACTCGCATGAGAGCGAGCAACAAAGTGGCTATATTACGGCGTTGTTAAAAGATCTTGATGGAGATTTGGATTATGTTCAAAGTCGTTCTATCCAGTCTGTTTTTTTAGGTGGCGGCACGCCCAGTTTGATGAGTGAGCAGGTGCTTTCTGAGTTGTTTTCTGGTTTAAAGACGAGGCTTAAATTTACAAATGATATTGAAATTACCTTAGAAACTAATCCAAGTACTTTTGAGATTGAAAAGTTCAAAGTATTTAAACGTATTGGCATTAATCGACTCTCAATTGGCGTGCAGTCTTTTAATGATCAACATCTCAAATCATTGGGTCGTATTCATAATGCCGATGAAGCAATTTATGCTTGTGAGCAAGCCAAACAAGTAGGCTTTAAGCGTTTTAATATTGATATTATGTATGGATTGGAAAACCAAACATTAGACGACTGCCTGTCTGATATCAATCAAGCTGTGAATTTAAACCCTGAGCATATTTCTTTTTATCAATTAACCATTGAGCCTAATACTTATTTTGCCAAATTTCCACCAGCTTTACCAAATGATGATGATATTTGGCAGATGGGCAATAAGGGTGTGAATTTATTAGAGAAAAATGGTTATATTCGCTACGAAGTATCTGCTTTTGGAAAGACACCATCAAAGCATAATCTAAATTATTGGCAATTTGGTGATTATATTGGTATAGGCGCCGGCGCTCATGGTAAAATCACCTGCTCAAATAAGCCTTATTCATTTAGAACGATAAAGGCACGCTCACCAAGGGACTATCTAAAAAATAGGCAAAAGCAAGTCAAGCCTATTGAAAATTTAAACTTTGATTTTATGCTCAATGCGCTGAGGCTAAAACATGGATTTGATTTGACTCTATTTATATCAAGAACAGGGCAATCAACACAAGCAATTGAACACCAATTAAATCAGGCTCAAGCATTGGGTTTACTTGAGTTGAATGATAAGCATATCCAACCTAGTGAAAAAGGCTTTGATTTTCTGAATGACTTGCAAGCTATTTTTTTGTGA
- the rdgB gene encoding RdgB/HAM1 family non-canonical purine NTP pyrophosphatase: MKKIILASNNQGKIKEFNAMLSGIYQVVSMQDMQVKEVPEIGLTFVENALIKARNASMVSGLPALADDSGIVVDALGGRPGIYSARYANHHGDDKANTQKLLDEMATVAEGVRSARFWCAIVFVEHEHDPTPIIIQRGWEGEILREKMGDNGFGYDSIFYLPAHNCTSAELLSTEKNKISHRGRALSALLKILKKNQ; this comes from the coding sequence ATGAAAAAAATCATTCTTGCTAGCAATAATCAAGGCAAAATCAAAGAGTTTAACGCCATGTTAAGCGGTATTTACCAAGTTGTATCTATGCAAGATATGCAAGTTAAAGAAGTACCAGAAATAGGGTTAACCTTTGTTGAAAATGCACTGATTAAAGCCAGAAACGCATCTATGGTATCAGGCTTGCCTGCTTTAGCAGATGATTCAGGTATTGTGGTTGATGCGTTAGGTGGTAGGCCTGGTATTTATTCTGCTCGTTATGCAAATCACCATGGTGATGATAAGGCGAATACACAAAAACTGCTGGATGAAATGGCGACGGTGGCTGAGGGTGTGCGTAGTGCTCGTTTTTGGTGCGCAATTGTTTTTGTTGAGCATGAACATGACCCAACACCCATTATCATTCAACGTGGTTGGGAGGGTGAAATATTGCGTGAAAAAATGGGTGATAATGGCTTTGGTTATGACTCAATTTTTTATCTGCCGGCCCATAATTGCACCTCTGCTGAGCTTTTATCCACAGAAAAAAACAAAATTTCTCACCGAGGCAGGGCCTTATCAGCATTACTTAAAATACTCAAAAAAAATCAGTGA
- the rpiA gene encoding ribose-5-phosphate isomerase RpiA gives MTQDEMKFAVAQAALKYVVKNTIIGVGTGSTANFFIDALAKIKNDIKGAVASSKVTSQRLESHGIKVFDLNEVKAISVYIDGADESDDSLNLIKGGGGALTREKIVAAVADQFICIADESKLVTIMGDFPLPVEVIPMASNYVKQQISQRIGGTPTVRENFVTDNGNLILDIKDLKITNPKSMETELNSITGVVTNGLFANRGADVLLLGTPNDVKVVTV, from the coding sequence ATGACTCAAGACGAGATGAAATTTGCTGTTGCACAAGCCGCACTCAAGTACGTAGTAAAAAATACCATTATAGGTGTAGGTACAGGTTCTACTGCTAATTTTTTCATTGACGCATTGGCAAAAATTAAAAACGACATCAAGGGCGCTGTTGCAAGCTCTAAAGTAACTTCACAACGACTAGAGAGTCATGGTATTAAAGTATTTGACCTTAATGAGGTAAAAGCTATTTCGGTTTATATTGATGGTGCAGATGAATCAGACGACAGTCTAAATCTTATCAAAGGTGGTGGTGGTGCGCTCACGCGCGAAAAAATTGTGGCAGCAGTGGCTGATCAATTTATTTGTATTGCTGATGAATCAAAGTTAGTGACAATAATGGGTGACTTTCCACTGCCTGTTGAGGTTATCCCCATGGCATCTAACTATGTCAAACAGCAAATCAGCCAAAGAATTGGTGGAACACCTACAGTTAGAGAAAACTTTGTCACTGACAATGGCAACTTAATCCTTGATATTAAAGATTTGAAAATCACCAACCCTAAATCAATGGAGACAGAGTTAAACAGCATTACTGGCGTAGTAACCAATGGGCTTTTTGCCAATCGTGGCGCAGATGTTTTATTATTAGGCACACCTAATGATGTGAAAGTCGTGACTGTCTAA